From Psychrobacillus sp. FSL K6-2836, a single genomic window includes:
- the rseP gene encoding RIP metalloprotease RseP produces the protein METAIAFIIIFGSIVFFHELGHFIFAKRAGIMVREFAIGMGPKIFGYTKGETLYTLRLLPIGGYVRMAGEDLDSVELQPGYRLGIHLNNLDEIDQILLNQNKQFPDMLFLEVERSNLTDQMFIEGYNEEEKLVRYKVARNAVINEKGNETIIAPADRQFGSKSVGQRTMTIFAGPLFNFILSFFIFLALGLFQGVPTYEPVITTVVKDSPAAQAGMQDGDLVTKIDGDSITSWDELSEKVKVSSNELMEFTVERDGQEIDLSMTPNEVVAGKEKVGQIGVQYSSPLEKNPAKAVVYGAEQTYEWTKRIFTILGTLITGNFSIDDLSGPVGIYKATEEVAQYGVYNLMHWAAILSINLGIMNLLPLPALDGGRLLFFLFEALRGKPIDKQKEGMVHFVGIMLLMVLMVVVTWNDIQRFFFNG, from the coding sequence ATGGAGACAGCCATTGCGTTTATAATTATATTTGGAAGTATTGTATTTTTCCATGAGCTTGGGCATTTTATCTTTGCTAAAAGAGCAGGAATAATGGTGCGTGAGTTTGCGATAGGTATGGGACCTAAAATCTTTGGATATACAAAGGGTGAAACTCTTTATACGCTGAGGTTGCTGCCAATCGGTGGATATGTGCGTATGGCCGGTGAAGATTTGGACTCTGTTGAGCTACAGCCTGGCTATCGTTTAGGAATACATTTAAATAATTTAGACGAAATAGACCAAATTTTATTAAATCAAAACAAACAGTTTCCAGATATGTTATTTTTAGAAGTTGAAAGATCAAATTTAACCGACCAAATGTTTATTGAAGGATACAATGAAGAAGAAAAGTTAGTGCGATACAAAGTGGCGCGAAATGCTGTCATAAATGAAAAAGGCAATGAAACAATCATTGCACCTGCTGATCGTCAATTCGGTTCGAAGTCAGTTGGCCAGCGAACAATGACTATTTTTGCAGGACCTCTTTTTAACTTTATCCTTTCCTTTTTCATTTTCTTAGCACTTGGATTGTTTCAAGGAGTACCAACATATGAACCTGTCATTACAACGGTAGTTAAAGACAGTCCTGCGGCACAAGCTGGGATGCAAGATGGTGATTTGGTAACGAAGATTGATGGAGATTCTATTACTTCATGGGACGAACTATCAGAAAAAGTGAAGGTAAGTTCAAACGAGCTAATGGAATTTACAGTAGAACGTGATGGGCAAGAAATAGATCTATCGATGACGCCAAATGAAGTTGTAGCTGGGAAAGAAAAAGTGGGACAAATTGGTGTACAATACTCTAGTCCATTAGAGAAAAATCCTGCTAAGGCAGTTGTCTACGGGGCAGAACAGACATATGAATGGACTAAGCGTATATTTACTATACTCGGCACACTAATTACTGGTAATTTTTCCATAGATGATTTATCAGGACCTGTTGGAATATATAAAGCGACGGAAGAAGTTGCGCAATATGGTGTATACAATCTAATGCACTGGGCTGCAATATTAAGTATAAATCTCGGTATTATGAATTTATTGCCATTACCAGCATTAGACGGAGGGAGATTATTATTCTTCTTGTTTGAAGCTTTACGTGGGAAACCGATAGACAAACAAAAAGAAGGTATGGTCCACTTTGTTGGAATTATGCTGCTCATGGTATTAATGGTAGTCGTTACATGGAATGATATACAAAGATTTTTCTTCAATGGATAA
- a CDS encoding 1-deoxy-D-xylulose-5-phosphate reductoisomerase, with amino-acid sequence MAKRISLLGATGSIGIQTLDIIKEHPDQFQLVAFSAGKNIEATKQIIRDFTVPLVSVLSEEDAIQLGKEFPQIEIVFGDHGLIQVAAHADADVLVNAVLGSVGLRPTLEAIKQGITIAIANKETLVTAGHLVMEAAKEHNVPILPVDSEHSALFQAMNGEKRSEIAKLIITASGGSFRNRTREELKYVTVQDALNHPNWSMGSKITIDSATMMNKGLEVIEARVLFDIAYDDIEVLLHRESIIHSMVEFQDTSVIAQLGTPDMRVPIQYALSYPERLTRQTAPRLNLAQIGKLHFEEMDYTRYHALKLAIDAGRAGGTMTTVLNAANEAAVALFLQEKIGFLTIDELIERAMDEHVNISNPDLETILHVDAKTRKSVQNMVK; translated from the coding sequence ATGGCGAAAAGAATAAGCTTATTAGGAGCCACTGGTTCTATCGGGATACAAACACTGGATATAATAAAAGAACATCCAGACCAATTTCAACTAGTAGCATTTTCAGCGGGGAAAAACATAGAAGCTACAAAGCAAATAATTCGAGATTTTACTGTTCCTCTAGTTTCTGTTTTATCTGAGGAGGACGCCATTCAATTAGGAAAAGAGTTTCCTCAAATCGAAATAGTTTTTGGTGACCATGGACTAATACAAGTTGCTGCTCATGCAGATGCGGATGTTTTAGTGAATGCAGTACTAGGTAGTGTAGGTTTAAGACCAACATTAGAAGCGATTAAACAAGGAATAACAATTGCCATCGCAAATAAAGAGACGCTTGTGACTGCAGGACATTTAGTAATGGAAGCTGCTAAAGAACATAATGTACCAATTCTTCCTGTGGACAGCGAGCATTCGGCATTATTCCAAGCAATGAACGGAGAAAAACGTTCGGAAATTGCAAAGCTAATAATTACTGCATCGGGTGGAAGCTTTCGAAATCGTACTCGGGAAGAGTTAAAATATGTAACTGTACAGGATGCACTTAACCATCCGAACTGGTCTATGGGTTCGAAAATTACGATTGATTCTGCCACGATGATGAACAAAGGTTTAGAAGTAATTGAAGCCAGGGTTCTATTTGATATTGCTTACGATGATATCGAAGTGTTGCTTCACCGAGAGAGTATTATACATTCCATGGTTGAATTTCAAGATACTAGTGTTATTGCTCAGCTAGGGACTCCAGATATGCGTGTACCAATTCAATATGCATTGTCTTATCCGGAAAGATTGACAAGACAAACAGCCCCGCGTCTTAATTTGGCTCAAATAGGCAAATTGCATTTTGAAGAGATGGATTATACACGTTATCATGCATTGAAATTGGCCATTGATGCAGGACGAGCTGGTGGAACAATGACGACGGTGCTAAATGCTGCTAACGAAGCGGCTGTTGCTTTATTTTTACAAGAAAAGATTGGCTTCTTAACAATTGATGAGTTAATCGAGCGAGCAATGGACGAGCATGTGAATATTTCGAATCCAGATTTGGAAACAATTCTTCATGTAGATGCAAAAACGAGAAAATCCGTTCAGAACATGGTAAAATGA
- a CDS encoding phosphatidate cytidylyltransferase — protein sequence MKQRIITGAIALALFLPIVLLGGPVFTILVYIIAAVGLHEMLRMKGIKLFSFASVISFLLLFLLLLPSSFAEEVLPYTGHTKLEWLFVGVFLVLIYTVLVKNRFTFDDAAFLILSTLYVGIGFYYFIETRNEGLAYVIFALLIVWTTDSGAYFTGRKIGKRKLWPEISPNKTVEGFVGGIIWALITAFIIQWISPLTSSMLVLIGITIAASIFGQLGDLVESAIKRHYNVKDSGNLLPGHGGILDRFDSILFVLPLLHFLHFI from the coding sequence TTGAAACAGCGTATTATAACTGGTGCTATAGCATTAGCACTATTTCTCCCAATTGTTTTATTAGGCGGGCCTGTTTTCACTATATTAGTATACATAATAGCAGCAGTTGGGTTGCATGAGATGCTTCGTATGAAGGGTATAAAATTATTTTCATTCGCCAGTGTAATTTCGTTTCTACTCCTGTTTCTATTATTATTGCCGTCTTCCTTTGCGGAAGAGGTACTACCATATACAGGGCATACGAAATTAGAATGGTTGTTTGTTGGAGTTTTCTTAGTGTTAATCTATACAGTATTAGTAAAAAATCGTTTTACTTTTGATGATGCGGCATTTCTAATTTTGAGTACACTTTACGTTGGAATTGGTTTCTATTATTTTATAGAAACAAGAAATGAAGGTTTGGCATACGTTATTTTTGCATTGCTTATCGTATGGACAACAGATTCTGGTGCTTACTTTACTGGTCGAAAAATCGGAAAAAGGAAATTATGGCCAGAAATCTCTCCAAATAAGACAGTAGAAGGATTTGTTGGAGGAATTATATGGGCGTTAATCACTGCTTTTATCATTCAATGGATAAGCCCACTTACTTCATCAATGCTAGTTTTAATAGGAATTACCATTGCGGCTTCAATATTTGGGCAATTAGGAGACCTAGTAGAATCAGCGATAAAAAGACATTATAATGTAAAAGATTCTGGTAATTTGTTGCCAGGTCACGGTGGAATTTTGGATCGTTTTGACAGTATCTTATTTGTCTTACCGCTTCTTCACTTTTTACATTTTATATAA
- a CDS encoding isoprenyl transferase, which translates to MFKKLIRKNDKRINIHLDERKKNAQKEQLPSHIAIIMDGNGRWAKKRSLPRIAGHHEGMKTVKKITRFANEIGIDTLTLYAFSTENWKRPKMEVEFLMRLPEEFLGTYLPELIEQNVQVRMMGNLEMLPEHTKRAIHKAMDQTAKNDGLILNFALNYGSRDEIVQAVKGIAEQIQQDVISKEEITEELLTSHLMTKDLSEPDLLIRTSGEVRLSNFMLWQLAYTEFWFTDTLWPDFDEACLLEAIEGYQKRNRRYGGLKGEEVN; encoded by the coding sequence ATGTTTAAAAAACTTATTCGTAAAAATGATAAAAGAATCAATATTCATTTAGATGAACGAAAAAAAAATGCCCAAAAAGAACAATTGCCCAGCCATATTGCAATTATTATGGATGGGAACGGTAGATGGGCTAAAAAAAGGTCGCTTCCCCGTATTGCTGGTCATCATGAAGGCATGAAGACTGTTAAGAAAATAACTCGATTTGCAAATGAAATCGGAATAGATACGTTAACTTTGTACGCTTTTTCCACAGAAAATTGGAAGCGACCAAAAATGGAAGTAGAATTTCTAATGAGACTCCCCGAAGAATTTTTAGGGACGTATTTACCAGAGTTAATCGAGCAAAATGTTCAAGTACGTATGATGGGAAATTTAGAGATGCTGCCTGAGCATACAAAAAGAGCTATTCACAAAGCGATGGATCAAACCGCAAAAAATGATGGTCTTATACTTAATTTTGCATTGAATTACGGAAGTAGAGATGAGATTGTACAGGCTGTTAAAGGTATTGCAGAGCAAATACAGCAAGATGTAATTTCAAAGGAAGAAATTACGGAAGAATTACTAACGAGTCATTTAATGACTAAGGACTTGTCTGAACCTGATCTTCTTATTCGAACGAGTGGCGAAGTTCGACTGAGCAATTTTATGCTTTGGCAGCTAGCTTATACCGAGTTTTGGTTTACGGATACACTGTGGCCAGACTTTGATGAAGCTTGTTTGCTAGAAGCTATTGAAGGCTATCAAAAAAGGAATAGAAGATACGGTGGACTTAAGGGGGAAGAAGTGAATTGA
- the frr gene encoding ribosome recycling factor yields the protein MPKKVIEQTTDKMAKTISVYSRELSTIRAGRASASLLDKISVDYYGAPTPINQMAGISVPEARLITILPYDKTILGDIEKAIMKSDLGITPTNDGTLIRLAIPALTEERRKELVKQVKKEAEEAKVNVRNVRRDGNDDLKKLEKSGEITEDELRNYTDEIQKLTDANIEKIDAITKEKEKEILDV from the coding sequence ATGCCGAAAAAAGTGATAGAGCAAACAACTGACAAAATGGCAAAAACGATATCAGTTTATAGTAGAGAATTATCTACTATCCGTGCTGGGCGTGCTAGTGCTTCTTTACTTGATAAAATTTCTGTAGATTATTATGGCGCACCAACACCAATCAATCAAATGGCTGGTATTTCTGTACCTGAAGCTCGTTTAATAACAATCCTTCCTTATGATAAAACAATTCTAGGGGATATTGAAAAAGCGATTATGAAATCTGATTTAGGTATCACTCCAACTAATGATGGAACATTAATTCGTCTTGCAATTCCAGCTTTAACGGAAGAGCGCCGTAAAGAATTAGTTAAACAAGTGAAAAAAGAAGCGGAAGAAGCAAAAGTAAATGTTCGTAACGTTCGTCGTGACGGCAATGATGATCTGAAAAAACTTGAAAAATCTGGTGAAATTACAGAAGACGAGTTAAGAAATTATACAGATGAAATTCAAAAACTTACAGATGCTAATATTGAAAAAATCGATGCAATTACAAAAGAAAAAGAAAAAGAAATTTTAGATGTTTAA
- the pyrH gene encoding UMP kinase gives MSKPQYERIVLKLSGEALAGEQGFGLSPDIIKSVAEQVKEVVDLGVEVAVVVGGGNIWRGKVGSEMGMDRATADYMGMLATVMNSLALQDSLEKAGVETRVQTSIEMRQVAEPYIRRRAIRHLEKKRVVIFAAGTGNPYFSTDTTAALRAAEIEADVILMAKNNVDGVYSADPKMDSTAVKYDNLSFIEVIQQGLQVMDSTASTLCMDNDIALIVFSIMEKGNIKKAVLGETIGTVVRRNS, from the coding sequence ATGAGCAAACCACAATACGAAAGAATCGTTTTAAAATTAAGTGGCGAGGCATTAGCTGGAGAACAGGGTTTCGGTTTATCTCCTGACATTATTAAATCTGTAGCTGAACAAGTGAAAGAAGTTGTAGATCTTGGCGTAGAGGTTGCAGTAGTTGTTGGTGGAGGAAATATTTGGCGAGGCAAAGTAGGAAGCGAAATGGGCATGGATCGTGCTACAGCTGACTACATGGGTATGCTTGCTACAGTTATGAATTCACTGGCACTACAAGATTCTCTTGAAAAAGCAGGTGTCGAAACACGCGTTCAGACATCTATCGAAATGCGACAAGTTGCAGAGCCTTACATACGTAGAAGAGCCATTCGTCATTTAGAAAAAAAACGAGTAGTTATTTTTGCAGCAGGAACAGGAAATCCATACTTCTCAACAGATACAACAGCAGCTTTAAGAGCAGCAGAAATAGAAGCGGATGTTATATTGATGGCCAAAAATAATGTAGATGGTGTATACTCTGCTGATCCTAAAATGGATAGTACAGCAGTTAAATATGATAATCTTTCATTTATTGAAGTAATTCAGCAAGGACTCCAAGTTATGGATTCTACAGCATCTACTTTATGTATGGACAATGATATAGCTCTTATTGTATTCTCGATAATGGAAAAAGGTAATATTAAAAAGGCTGTGCTAGGGGAGACCATAGGTACAGTCGTTAGGAGGAATTCATAA
- the tsf gene encoding translation elongation factor Ts, whose translation MAVTAQMVKELREKTGAGMMDCKKALVETDGNLEAAIDFLREKGLSSAAKKADRIAAEGTTFIQVEGNKAVLLEMNAETDFVSKNESFQQLVQTVASHLLATEPASVEEALASTVEEGVTVENLISNAVAKIGEKINLRRFVIETKTDADAFGPYLHMGGRIGVLTVLEGSTDEQAAKDVAMHIAALNPAYISRDEVSADEVERERKILTEQALNEGKPENIVAKMVEGRLGKYFEEVCVLDQSFVKNPDQKVKVFVESTGGKLISFTRYAVGEGIEKREDNFAEEVMSQVKGN comes from the coding sequence ATGGCAGTTACAGCACAAATGGTAAAAGAATTGCGTGAAAAAACTGGTGCAGGTATGATGGACTGTAAAAAAGCTTTAGTAGAAACAGACGGTAATTTAGAAGCGGCAATCGACTTTTTACGTGAAAAAGGTCTATCTTCTGCAGCTAAAAAAGCGGATCGTATCGCAGCTGAAGGTACTACTTTCATTCAAGTTGAAGGAAACAAAGCTGTATTATTAGAAATGAATGCTGAAACTGATTTCGTTTCTAAAAATGAATCTTTCCAACAATTAGTTCAAACAGTTGCTTCTCATTTATTAGCTACAGAGCCAGCTTCAGTAGAAGAAGCTTTAGCTTCAACAGTTGAAGAAGGAGTAACAGTTGAAAACTTAATCTCTAACGCAGTTGCTAAAATTGGAGAAAAAATTAATCTTCGTCGTTTCGTAATCGAAACGAAAACGGATGCAGATGCATTTGGTCCATACCTACACATGGGAGGACGTATCGGGGTTCTTACAGTATTAGAAGGTTCAACAGATGAGCAAGCGGCTAAAGATGTTGCTATGCATATCGCAGCATTAAACCCTGCTTATATCTCACGCGATGAAGTTTCTGCTGATGAAGTAGAACGTGAACGCAAAATTTTAACTGAGCAAGCTTTAAACGAAGGAAAACCTGAAAATATCGTTGCTAAAATGGTAGAGGGTCGACTTGGAAAATATTTTGAAGAAGTTTGTGTTTTAGACCAATCATTCGTTAAAAATCCAGACCAAAAAGTAAAAGTATTTGTTGAATCAACTGGTGGTAAACTAATTTCATTCACTCGCTATGCTGTTGGTGAAGGAATCGAAAAACGTGAAGACAACTTTGCTGAAGAAGTAATGAGCCAGGTTAAAGGTAACTAA
- the rpsB gene encoding 30S ribosomal protein S2 translates to MSVISMKQLLEAGVHFGHQTRRWNPKMKKYIFVERNGIYIIDLQKTVKKLEEAYDFMRQVGQDGGKVLFVGTKKQAQEAIKEEAERSGNYYINQRWLGGTLTNFGTIQKRVARLKAIEKMEEDGTFEVLPKKEVVQLKKQHERLVKFLGGIRDMKAVPDVMFVVDPRKERIAVAEARKLNIPLVGIVDTNCDPDEIDYVIPANDDAIRAVKLLTAKMADALLEARQGEDEEVTSAEVAAE, encoded by the coding sequence ATGTCAGTAATCTCAATGAAGCAATTATTAGAGGCTGGTGTACACTTCGGTCACCAAACTCGCCGTTGGAATCCAAAAATGAAAAAATACATTTTTGTTGAACGTAACGGAATCTACATCATCGATCTTCAAAAAACGGTGAAAAAATTAGAAGAAGCTTATGATTTCATGCGTCAAGTAGGTCAAGACGGTGGGAAAGTTCTTTTCGTAGGAACTAAAAAACAAGCTCAAGAAGCTATTAAAGAAGAAGCTGAACGTTCAGGTAACTACTACATTAACCAACGTTGGTTAGGTGGTACTTTAACAAACTTCGGTACTATTCAAAAACGTGTAGCTCGTCTAAAAGCGATTGAAAAAATGGAAGAAGACGGTACTTTTGAAGTGCTTCCTAAAAAAGAAGTTGTTCAACTTAAAAAACAACACGAACGTCTTGTTAAATTCTTAGGCGGTATCCGTGATATGAAAGCTGTTCCAGATGTAATGTTCGTTGTAGATCCACGTAAAGAGCGTATTGCTGTTGCAGAAGCTCGCAAACTAAACATTCCGTTAGTAGGAATTGTTGATACAAACTGTGATCCAGATGAAATCGACTATGTAATTCCTGCAAATGATGATGCAATTCGCGCGGTTAAATTATTGACTGCTAAAATGGCGGATGCATTACTTGAAGCAAGACAAGGTGAAGACGAAGAAGTAACTTCTGCTGAAGTTGCAGCTGAGTAA
- a CDS encoding DUF6115 domain-containing protein, whose amino-acid sequence MITTILIILFLMQVISFYFIALLNAKISRFNNMEQKQQQVLSDIEDSFSAYIAEITDENNRLLQELNNTEVLKTTNLENSEKPFMKEATLFEPPISLVSKQIAASSYMKTAQTTAKKVPETVREKVLFHYEEGKNADEIAKMLQIGKTEVELFLKFND is encoded by the coding sequence ATGATAACGACTATTTTAATAATATTATTCTTAATGCAAGTTATAAGTTTTTACTTTATTGCCCTATTAAATGCTAAGATTTCAAGGTTTAATAATATGGAACAAAAGCAACAACAAGTCTTAAGCGACATTGAAGACTCTTTTAGTGCTTATATCGCAGAAATTACAGATGAAAATAATCGACTTTTACAGGAACTAAATAATACAGAAGTACTTAAAACTACAAATCTAGAAAATTCAGAAAAGCCGTTCATGAAAGAAGCTACATTGTTTGAACCTCCAATTTCTCTTGTATCTAAACAAATAGCAGCAAGCAGTTATATGAAAACTGCTCAAACGACTGCAAAAAAAGTTCCTGAAACTGTAAGAGAAAAAGTGTTATTTCACTATGAAGAAGGAAAAAATGCTGACGAAATAGCAAAAATGCTGCAAATAGGGAAGACAGAAGTGGAACTTTTTCTGAAATTTAATGACTAA
- a CDS encoding RNA polymerase subunit sigma — protein sequence MSLKLAELQIAIPKTFDAGKVADQIQQQSAINQSNAQAASERQLEKNRETVTKSNEATETSSQNEERERVEQERQKREKKEREITETKHPFKGNFVDFSG from the coding sequence ATGAGCTTAAAATTAGCGGAACTTCAAATAGCTATTCCTAAGACGTTTGATGCTGGTAAAGTAGCCGATCAAATCCAACAACAAAGCGCTATCAATCAATCCAATGCGCAAGCAGCTTCGGAAAGACAGTTAGAAAAAAATAGAGAAACCGTCACAAAGTCTAATGAAGCCACGGAGACAAGCTCTCAGAATGAAGAAAGAGAACGAGTGGAGCAAGAGCGTCAAAAGAGAGAAAAGAAAGAACGGGAGATAACAGAGACAAAGCATCCTTTCAAAGGGAATTTTGTAGACTTTAGTGGTTAG
- a CDS encoding FliA/WhiG family RNA polymerase sigma factor, producing MANQDSTDEQLLWKSWTESKDPQAGDLLMRKYIPLVNYHVQRIGAGIPKNISREELKSLGMMGLFDALNKFDYSRELKFDTYASFRVRGAIIDGLRKEDWLPRSSREKAKKLETKIEELEQKLMRHASAEEIAEFVEMPVEDVYHTVQEHFFSNVLSIDEQLQESEEPENKSYVIRDDSQKTPEQQMVKRELIDDLADQIQQLNENEQLVLSLFYTEELTLTVIGEMLGLSTSRISQIHSKALFKLRKLLMSEMMNI from the coding sequence GTGGCAAATCAAGATTCGACAGATGAGCAGCTTCTATGGAAGAGTTGGACTGAAAGCAAAGATCCTCAGGCCGGAGATTTACTCATGAGAAAATATATACCGCTAGTTAACTATCATGTGCAAAGAATCGGTGCAGGTATCCCTAAAAATATATCTAGAGAAGAGCTTAAAAGTTTAGGAATGATGGGATTATTTGATGCTCTCAATAAATTTGATTATAGTAGAGAGCTAAAATTTGATACGTATGCTTCGTTTCGAGTTAGAGGGGCTATCATTGATGGATTGAGGAAAGAAGATTGGCTTCCACGCTCTTCGCGGGAAAAAGCGAAGAAATTAGAAACTAAAATTGAAGAACTCGAGCAAAAGTTAATGAGACATGCATCTGCCGAAGAAATAGCGGAATTTGTCGAAATGCCTGTAGAAGATGTGTACCATACAGTGCAGGAACATTTTTTCTCCAATGTACTGTCAATCGATGAACAGCTACAAGAAAGTGAAGAACCTGAAAACAAATCATATGTCATTCGAGATGACTCTCAGAAAACTCCTGAACAACAAATGGTTAAACGAGAGTTAATCGATGATTTAGCCGATCAAATTCAACAATTAAATGAAAATGAGCAATTAGTGTTAAGTTTGTTTTATACAGAGGAATTGACGCTCACGGTTATTGGAGAGATGCTAGGCTTATCTACTTCTAGAATATCTCAAATCCATTCGAAAGCACTCTTTAAACTTAGAAAACTATTAATGAGCGAAATGATGAATATATAG
- a CDS encoding chemotaxis protein CheD → MNEQGQIVKVGIADMNIAKAPDKIRTSGLGSCVGVVLYDERSTTVGMVHVMLPDSSLGRTEVINIAKFADTGIPAMVEQLKIEGIQPYKLKAKIAGGAQMFQFSSTRDTMRIGPRNVEAVKEYLKKYSIPIVAEDTGGNSGRTIEFDPTTKLLNIRTVNQGVRNI, encoded by the coding sequence ATGAACGAACAAGGTCAAATAGTAAAAGTCGGTATTGCAGATATGAATATTGCAAAAGCTCCGGATAAAATACGTACTTCGGGTCTTGGTTCGTGTGTAGGAGTTGTTCTATATGACGAGAGGTCCACGACAGTAGGTATGGTACATGTTATGCTACCAGATTCTAGTCTTGGTAGAACGGAAGTAATAAATATAGCAAAGTTTGCAGATACTGGAATTCCAGCAATGGTAGAGCAGTTAAAAATAGAAGGTATTCAACCTTATAAGTTAAAAGCTAAAATAGCTGGAGGAGCTCAAATGTTTCAGTTCTCATCTACTAGAGATACAATGCGAATTGGGCCACGCAATGTCGAGGCGGTAAAAGAGTATTTAAAAAAATATTCTATTCCAATTGTTGCAGAAGATACAGGTGGTAATAGTGGCAGAACGATCGAGTTTGATCCCACTACCAAACTATTAAATATTCGAACAGTGAACCAAGGAGTGAGAAATATATAA
- a CDS encoding chemotaxis protein CheC: protein MMYDSKITSMHLDVLKEIGNIGAAHAATALSTLLNKKIDMKVPKVEMVSFDDMMDLAGGPESVVAGIYLRIEGDVTGSMFFVLPVEQANRFIRRLVQDENFDFQTGEVSELGASAMQELGNILSGSYLSALSDFTHLKIYPTVPALSVDMVGAIISFGLVELSHVSDYVIVIDTAINEEDVPNEESVKGHFFLLPDPESFDAIFKALGVN from the coding sequence ATGATGTATGACAGTAAAATAACCTCCATGCATTTAGATGTCTTAAAGGAAATAGGGAATATTGGTGCCGCACATGCCGCAACAGCATTGTCGACATTATTAAATAAAAAAATTGATATGAAGGTACCAAAGGTGGAAATGGTATCATTTGACGATATGATGGATTTAGCTGGTGGTCCAGAAAGTGTAGTTGCTGGTATTTATCTTCGTATAGAAGGTGATGTAACTGGCAGTATGTTTTTTGTCCTACCAGTAGAGCAAGCAAATAGATTCATACGTAGATTGGTACAAGATGAAAACTTCGATTTTCAAACAGGTGAAGTATCTGAATTAGGAGCCTCTGCAATGCAAGAACTTGGTAATATACTTTCTGGTTCATATCTATCTGCATTATCAGATTTTACACATTTAAAAATATACCCTACTGTACCTGCCCTGAGCGTAGATATGGTTGGTGCTATCATTAGTTTTGGATTGGTAGAGCTATCTCATGTAAGTGATTATGTCATTGTAATAGATACAGCTATTAATGAAGAGGACGTACCAAACGAAGAAAGTGTGAAAGGACATTTCTTTTTATTACCAGATCCAGAATCATTTGATGCTATTTTTAAAGCTTTAGGAGTTAACTAA
- a CDS encoding chemotaxis protein CheW produces the protein MTEAVNFGNLKVVVFQLADKEYVIPVSQVQGIEKLIYITRVPKTPSFVKGVINLRGVVTPIIDLKNRFGLGESSLSESTRIIIITLDDMNVGVIVDSANDVLDIPVNSIEPQPEVVGGMEQDFIAGVAKIDSRLLILLHLNHVLNPIKSGV, from the coding sequence ATGACAGAAGCAGTAAATTTTGGAAATTTAAAAGTAGTAGTTTTTCAATTGGCAGACAAAGAATATGTTATACCTGTTAGTCAGGTTCAAGGTATTGAAAAACTTATATATATTACACGTGTCCCTAAAACTCCTTCATTTGTGAAGGGAGTTATCAACTTACGAGGGGTAGTTACTCCTATTATTGATTTGAAAAATCGCTTTGGACTAGGAGAGAGTAGTTTAAGTGAATCTACTCGTATTATTATAATAACTTTGGATGATATGAATGTTGGGGTAATTGTTGACTCGGCTAATGATGTATTGGACATACCGGTTAATTCAATTGAACCACAGCCTGAGGTAGTTGGAGGTATGGAACAAGACTTTATAGCTGGAGTTGCTAAAATCGATAGCCGTCTTTTAATCCTTCTTCACTTAAATCATGTATTAAATCCTATTAAGTCAGGAGTTTAA